A stretch of the Pelmatolapia mariae isolate MD_Pm_ZW linkage group LG23, Pm_UMD_F_2, whole genome shotgun sequence genome encodes the following:
- the mindy4 gene encoding probable ubiquitin carboxyl-terminal hydrolase MINDY-4 isoform X1, with amino-acid sequence MVPSVEEVSSSLVREYLSRKGLKRTIACMEEEHPRTEASINNRSELRQILSIEDLYRKNKLQNNPLKTLLEVIVKHLIEQVKNEKIVSSDGVSSRRAQTSSMDNAPAGEEDSTPASVPSKQTRSRLDITATFPTSQATNASLVPENDRKSSNNRTGFRGPDLGVQKDHPVMDSLQDNKSLIQKEPEKNTSTSETTQRSRTNRIRRGILAGPVPQESNRKRNSRKVSQPLLRREEANRPTQDGRLVTGFHRGSLQGSRSEISSADCVREGREALSVSQRTQSENSFERVRLNMVTTTKAKTRPSAADLDASAMVLDDIEDYDDDLRELCDAPLRGTLPEHSLAGHPMDQRTATELKTLLLGSSLNCFNIEWRNQGFTFSDTHDLRYGIVQRKGGPCGVLASVQAFVLKKLLFESTESCTVGLQRLRPSNSIRRKCLVLALAEILWRAGEEKQATVAINSGRNQFIPARPYRSEGVLEKITCLTVENLKDLELILEQHVEQFETGMLGCMLLAVSAVLSRSIQKVQEDMDVPTTTLIGAHGYCTQELVNLLLCGRAVSNVFDNDMELDSGNGNMTLLKGIKGHCDVGLLSLFEHYNICKVGAYLKTPRYPIWVVCSESHFSVLFGLQRELLTNEGGGTEFDLYYFDGLANQQEEIRLTVSVGRLTQSSQDVDTDLTPPLELCIRTRWKDAFVSWNDTEPIL; translated from the exons ATGGTCCCTTCAGTCGAAGAGGTGTCTTCGTCCCTTGTACGGGAGTATTTGAGTCGTAAG GGGCTCAAGAGGACTATTGCCTGCATGGAAGAGGAGCATCCACGCACAGAGGCCAGTATCAACAACAGGTCGGAGCTGAGGCAGATTCTCAGCATTGAGGATCTCTACAGGAAGAACAAG cttCAAAATAACCCTCTGAAAACATTACTGGAGGTTATTGTAAAGCATCTCATTGAACAAGTAAAGAATGAGAAAATAGTGAGCAGTGACGGTGTTTCCTCACGGAGAGCCCAAACTAGTTCGATGGATAATGCTCCTGCAGGAGAGGAGGACAGCACCCCAGCTTCTGTTCCAAGCAAACAGACCAGATCAAG GCTTGATATAACAGCAACATTCCCTACAAGTCAAGCTACAAACGCTTCACTGGTGCCAGAAAACGATAGAAAGTCCAGTAATAATCGAACAGGTTTCCGGGGTCCTGACTTAGGAGTTCAAAAAGACCATCCAGTGATGGATTCCCTCCAAGACAATAAGAGCTTAATCCAAAAAGAACCAGAAAAAAACACTTCCACCTCTGAGACCACCCAAAGGAGCAGAACTAATCGCATTAGGAGAGGCATATTGGCTGGACCGGTACCCCAG GAATCAAACAGAAAACGTAACAGTCGAAAGGTGTCCCAGCCACTACTCAGAAGAGAAGAGGCAAACAGACCCACTCAGGATGGACGTTTAGTGACTGGCTTCCACCGAGGAAGTTTACAAGGCAGCAGAAGTGAAATCAGCTCAGCTGACTGTGTACGAGAGGGACGCGAGGCGCTGAGTGTTTCACAGAGAACACAGAGTGAAAACAGCTTTGAACGAGTGAGACTGAACATGGTGAcgacaacaaa AGCAAAGACCAGGCCAAGTGCGGCTGATCTGGATGCGTCTGCGATGGTCTTGG ATGACATCGAGGATTATGATGACGATCTGCGAGAACTCTGCGACGCCCCTCTGCGGGGAACCTTACCAGAACACAGCCTCGCCGGTCACCCGATGGACCAGCGCACTGCCACG GAATTAAAAACACTTCTTCTTGGTTCCAGCCTAAATTGTTTCAATATTGAGTGGAGGAATCAGGGTTTCACATTCTCAGACACGCATGACCTCCGATATGGAATTGTGCAGAGAAAG GGAGGTCCTTGTGGAGTTCTGGCGTCTGTTCAAGCCTTTGTTCTTAAGAAACTGCTCTTTGAAAGCACTGAGAGCTGTACCGTGGGCCTGCA gAGATTAAGACCGTCCAACAGCATCAGGAGAAAGTGTCTCGTTTTAGCTCTGGCTGAGATCTTGTGGAGGGCTGGCGAGGAAAAACAAGCCACAGTTGCAAT AAATTCAGGGAGAAATCAGTTCATCCCAGCTCGACCCTACAGATCTGAGGGAGTGCTTGAAAAG ATCACCTGTTTGACTGTGGAGAACCTCAAAGATCTGGAGTTGATCCTTGAGCAGCATGTTGAGCAA tttGAAACTGGGATGTTGGGCTGCATGCTGCTGGCTGTGTCTGCTGTTCTCTCGCGATCCATtcaaaa AGTACAGGAAGATATGGATGTGCCCACCACCACGCTGATTGGAGCCCATGGGTACTGCACACAG GAGCTGGTCAACCTGTTGCTGTGTGGCAGAGCAGTTTCCAATGTGTTTGATAATGACATGGAGCTGGACTCGGGCAACGGCAACATGACTCTGCTCAAAGGAATCAAAGGTCACTGTGACGTTGGCCTGCTGTCCTTGTTTGAACATTATAACATCTGTAAG GTAGGAGCTTACCTGAAGACTCCACGCTACCCCATCTGGGTGGTGTGCAGTGAAAGCCACTTCAGCGTGCTGTTTGGCCTGCAGAGGGAGCTGTTGACCAACGAGGGCGGCGGCACGGAGTTCGACCTCTACTATTTCGATGGACTGGCCAACCAGCAGGAGGAGATCCGCCTCACTGTTT ctgtcGGCAGATTGACCCAGAGCAGTCAGGATGTGGATACTGACCTCACTCCTCCTCTGGAGCTCTGTATCCGAACAAG
- the mindy4 gene encoding probable ubiquitin carboxyl-terminal hydrolase MINDY-4 isoform X2 — MVPSVEEVSSSLVREYLSRKGLKRTIACMEEEHPRTEASINNRSELRQILSIEDLYRKNKLQNNPLKTLLEVIVKHLIEQVKNEKIVSSDGVSSRRAQTSSMDNAPAGEEDSTPASVPSKQTRSRLDITATFPTSQATNASLVPENDRKSSNNRTGFRGPDLGVQKDHPVMDSLQDNKSLIQKEPEKNTSTSETTQRSRTNRIRRGILAGPVPQESNRKRNSRKVSQPLLRREEANRPTQDGRLVTGFHRGSLQGSRSEISSADCVREGREALSVSQRTQSENSFERVRLNMVTTTKAKTRPSAADLDASAMVLDDIEDYDDDLRELCDAPLRGTLPEHSLAGHPMDQRTATELKTLLLGSSLNCFNIEWRNQGFTFSDTHDLRYGIVQRKGGPCGVLASVQAFVLKKLLFESTESCTVGLQRLRPSNSIRRKCLVLALAEILWRAGEEKQATVAINSGRNQFIPARPYRSEGVLEKITCLTVENLKDLELILEQHVEQFETGMLGCMLLAVSAVLSRSIQKVQEDMDVPTTTLIGAHGYCTQELVNLLLCGRAVSNVFDNDMELDSGNGNMTLLKGIKGHCDVGLLSLFEHYNICKELT, encoded by the exons ATGGTCCCTTCAGTCGAAGAGGTGTCTTCGTCCCTTGTACGGGAGTATTTGAGTCGTAAG GGGCTCAAGAGGACTATTGCCTGCATGGAAGAGGAGCATCCACGCACAGAGGCCAGTATCAACAACAGGTCGGAGCTGAGGCAGATTCTCAGCATTGAGGATCTCTACAGGAAGAACAAG cttCAAAATAACCCTCTGAAAACATTACTGGAGGTTATTGTAAAGCATCTCATTGAACAAGTAAAGAATGAGAAAATAGTGAGCAGTGACGGTGTTTCCTCACGGAGAGCCCAAACTAGTTCGATGGATAATGCTCCTGCAGGAGAGGAGGACAGCACCCCAGCTTCTGTTCCAAGCAAACAGACCAGATCAAG GCTTGATATAACAGCAACATTCCCTACAAGTCAAGCTACAAACGCTTCACTGGTGCCAGAAAACGATAGAAAGTCCAGTAATAATCGAACAGGTTTCCGGGGTCCTGACTTAGGAGTTCAAAAAGACCATCCAGTGATGGATTCCCTCCAAGACAATAAGAGCTTAATCCAAAAAGAACCAGAAAAAAACACTTCCACCTCTGAGACCACCCAAAGGAGCAGAACTAATCGCATTAGGAGAGGCATATTGGCTGGACCGGTACCCCAG GAATCAAACAGAAAACGTAACAGTCGAAAGGTGTCCCAGCCACTACTCAGAAGAGAAGAGGCAAACAGACCCACTCAGGATGGACGTTTAGTGACTGGCTTCCACCGAGGAAGTTTACAAGGCAGCAGAAGTGAAATCAGCTCAGCTGACTGTGTACGAGAGGGACGCGAGGCGCTGAGTGTTTCACAGAGAACACAGAGTGAAAACAGCTTTGAACGAGTGAGACTGAACATGGTGAcgacaacaaa AGCAAAGACCAGGCCAAGTGCGGCTGATCTGGATGCGTCTGCGATGGTCTTGG ATGACATCGAGGATTATGATGACGATCTGCGAGAACTCTGCGACGCCCCTCTGCGGGGAACCTTACCAGAACACAGCCTCGCCGGTCACCCGATGGACCAGCGCACTGCCACG GAATTAAAAACACTTCTTCTTGGTTCCAGCCTAAATTGTTTCAATATTGAGTGGAGGAATCAGGGTTTCACATTCTCAGACACGCATGACCTCCGATATGGAATTGTGCAGAGAAAG GGAGGTCCTTGTGGAGTTCTGGCGTCTGTTCAAGCCTTTGTTCTTAAGAAACTGCTCTTTGAAAGCACTGAGAGCTGTACCGTGGGCCTGCA gAGATTAAGACCGTCCAACAGCATCAGGAGAAAGTGTCTCGTTTTAGCTCTGGCTGAGATCTTGTGGAGGGCTGGCGAGGAAAAACAAGCCACAGTTGCAAT AAATTCAGGGAGAAATCAGTTCATCCCAGCTCGACCCTACAGATCTGAGGGAGTGCTTGAAAAG ATCACCTGTTTGACTGTGGAGAACCTCAAAGATCTGGAGTTGATCCTTGAGCAGCATGTTGAGCAA tttGAAACTGGGATGTTGGGCTGCATGCTGCTGGCTGTGTCTGCTGTTCTCTCGCGATCCATtcaaaa AGTACAGGAAGATATGGATGTGCCCACCACCACGCTGATTGGAGCCCATGGGTACTGCACACAG GAGCTGGTCAACCTGTTGCTGTGTGGCAGAGCAGTTTCCAATGTGTTTGATAATGACATGGAGCTGGACTCGGGCAACGGCAACATGACTCTGCTCAAAGGAATCAAAGGTCACTGTGACGTTGGCCTGCTGTCCTTGTTTGAACATTATAACATCTGTAAG GAGCTTACCTGA